One window from the genome of Haloprofundus halobius encodes:
- a CDS encoding DUF2797 domain-containing protein yields the protein MQVVGYDSLDGGLYLAPSDGTALDDGATSEPADIEFLPLDADDELAYRLGGRYCAGTVADEGHYACENDNAPYCEYHRSTWVCARCRGTCLKDEMDCFDDHAIYLAAFAPDVFKVGVTKEWRLDTRLREQGADRAAHLRTVDNGRIAREIESELARELTDRVRVPTKRAGLHRRVDSERWESLLAQFDPVETYEFDYGFSLDSRPMGETIAAGRVVGTKGRLLVLDNAGTTYAVDMRDLLGYELREGESDRNLQSSLGAFG from the coding sequence GTGCAAGTCGTCGGCTACGATTCTCTCGACGGGGGTCTCTATCTCGCGCCGAGCGACGGGACGGCACTCGACGACGGCGCGACGTCGGAACCCGCGGACATCGAGTTTCTCCCTCTCGACGCCGACGACGAACTCGCGTACCGACTCGGCGGCCGCTACTGCGCCGGAACCGTCGCCGACGAGGGTCACTACGCCTGCGAGAACGACAACGCGCCGTACTGCGAGTACCACCGGAGCACATGGGTCTGCGCTCGCTGCCGAGGGACGTGTCTCAAAGACGAGATGGACTGTTTCGACGACCATGCCATCTACCTCGCGGCGTTCGCGCCCGACGTGTTCAAAGTCGGCGTCACGAAGGAGTGGCGACTCGACACTCGCCTCAGGGAGCAGGGAGCCGACAGGGCTGCCCATCTCCGTACCGTCGATAACGGCCGCATCGCCCGCGAAATCGAATCCGAACTCGCCCGAGAGTTGACCGACCGCGTGCGCGTCCCGACGAAACGGGCGGGTCTCCACCGGCGGGTCGACTCGGAACGGTGGGAGTCGCTGCTCGCCCAGTTCGACCCCGTCGAGACGTACGAGTTCGACTACGGGTTCAGCCTCGACAGTCGACCGATGGGCGAGACCATCGCTGCCGGGCGCGTCGTCGGCACGAAAGGCCGTCTGCTCGTCCTCGACAACGCGGGTACGACGTACGCCGTCGACATGCGTGACCTCCTCGGCTACGAACTCCGCGAGGGCGAGAGCGACCGAAATCTGCAGTCGAGCCTCGGCGCGTTCGGGTGA
- a CDS encoding S8 family peptidase yields the protein MTRQSTTTRRGMLRAVGSGAATSGFATGGVRDRAPAETDLVEVNVGVEGSDDAVRRVADRVVRRFAFDAMTVRLPRTAVERLRRRPQIRYVETNATMRTCQQSPPQSVPYGVSRIGAELAREAGVTGDGVDVAVVDTGVDSDHPDLRENLGAGRASVNCRGRPRLCRLAGNGNRCKTNWDDDDDHGTHCAGVVGAADNDVGVVGVAPDATIHAVKVLYCAGVGLVSDIAAGIEHVADRGWEVATLSFGSQRPTNLLRDACRYAADAGVVLVAAAGNGRMRPNTVGFPATLPTVLSVSAVDRSGKLAPFSSTGPRVDIAAPGTNVRSTVPGGYRAYSGTSMACPHVAGAAALLVSTGLSASETRERLVETADDLGLGRTEQGSGLLNVAAALGLDDGDD from the coding sequence ATGACCAGACAGTCAACGACGACCCGTCGCGGGATGCTTCGAGCGGTCGGGAGTGGAGCGGCGACGTCGGGGTTCGCGACGGGGGGCGTCAGAGACCGAGCGCCTGCGGAGACCGACCTCGTCGAGGTGAACGTGGGCGTCGAGGGCTCCGACGACGCCGTCCGACGCGTCGCGGACCGAGTGGTTCGGCGATTCGCGTTCGACGCCATGACGGTGAGACTGCCACGTACTGCGGTGGAGCGGCTTCGACGGCGTCCCCAAATCCGGTACGTCGAGACAAACGCGACGATGCGGACGTGTCAACAGTCTCCGCCTCAGTCGGTTCCGTACGGTGTCTCCCGAATCGGAGCGGAACTCGCCCGCGAGGCCGGAGTCACGGGCGACGGCGTCGACGTGGCCGTCGTCGACACCGGCGTCGACTCCGACCACCCGGATCTCCGCGAGAACCTCGGTGCGGGCCGGGCGTCGGTCAACTGCCGGGGACGGCCGCGGCTCTGCCGGTTAGCCGGTAACGGGAACCGCTGCAAGACGAACTGGGACGACGACGACGACCACGGCACCCATTGCGCGGGCGTCGTCGGTGCCGCTGATAACGACGTGGGCGTCGTCGGCGTCGCTCCCGATGCGACGATTCACGCAGTAAAAGTACTGTACTGCGCCGGCGTCGGTCTCGTCTCGGACATCGCCGCCGGTATCGAACACGTCGCCGACCGGGGTTGGGAGGTCGCGACACTCAGTTTCGGCTCCCAGCGGCCGACGAACCTCCTCCGCGACGCCTGCCGGTACGCAGCGGACGCCGGTGTGGTACTCGTCGCCGCCGCGGGCAACGGCCGGATGCGTCCGAACACGGTCGGCTTCCCGGCGACGCTGCCGACGGTACTGTCGGTGAGCGCCGTCGACCGGAGCGGCAAACTCGCTCCGTTCTCCTCGACGGGACCGCGGGTCGACATCGCCGCGCCCGGTACGAACGTCCGCTCGACGGTTCCCGGTGGGTACCGGGCGTACTCGGGGACGTCGATGGCCTGTCCGCACGTCGCCGGGGCGGCGGCCCTGCTCGTTTCGACGGGTCTCTCGGCGTCGGAGACACGGGAGCGACTGGTCGAGACCGCCGACGATCTCGGTCTCGGCCGGACCGAACAGGGTTCCGGTCTGCTGAACGTCGCCGCCGCCCTGGGTCTCGACGACGGAGACGACTGA
- a CDS encoding S8 family peptidase: MSDDTTGVTRRTVLKTTGVAVSVGGLGGLATAKGNDNLVEVNVGYRGRSGRRAAENAASSVVRQFNFDAMTIEVDENAVKGLEQRGDVRYVEANGQMYAFAQSLPYGIDRVDAEVAHGEGETGSGADVAILDTGIDSDHPDLQANLGEGKAFVSARGPYAEPWDDDNDHGTHCAGTADAVDNDEGVVGVSTEATLHAVKVLDKRGSGSFSDIAAGIEYTADQDWDVASMSLGASSGSDAVKDACAYAYDRGVFLVAAAGNSGPCSDCVGYPAAYEEVVAVSATGENDDLASFSSTGPEVEIAAPGVDIESTVPGGDYDVFSGTSMACPHVAGAGAQLMANGYTNTETREQLLSTAEDIGLASNEQGAGLLDTAAALGLDSSDDL, from the coding sequence ATGTCAGATGATACCACGGGTGTCACACGACGTACTGTACTGAAGACGACAGGTGTAGCGGTCAGCGTCGGCGGCCTGGGCGGACTCGCGACGGCGAAGGGCAACGACAACCTCGTCGAAGTGAACGTCGGGTATCGCGGTCGGAGCGGGAGACGGGCGGCCGAGAACGCCGCGTCCAGCGTCGTCCGACAGTTCAACTTCGACGCGATGACCATCGAAGTCGACGAGAACGCGGTGAAGGGTCTCGAACAGCGCGGCGACGTTCGCTACGTCGAAGCGAACGGCCAGATGTACGCCTTCGCGCAGTCGCTGCCGTACGGCATCGACCGTGTCGACGCGGAGGTCGCACACGGCGAGGGCGAAACGGGTTCGGGCGCGGACGTCGCCATCCTCGACACGGGTATCGACTCGGACCACCCCGACCTGCAGGCGAACCTCGGCGAGGGGAAGGCGTTCGTCTCGGCGAGAGGTCCGTACGCCGAACCTTGGGACGACGATAACGACCACGGCACCCACTGCGCTGGCACCGCCGACGCCGTCGACAACGACGAGGGCGTCGTTGGCGTCAGCACGGAGGCGACGCTCCACGCGGTGAAGGTGCTCGACAAGCGCGGTAGCGGGTCGTTCTCCGACATCGCCGCGGGTATCGAGTACACGGCCGACCAGGACTGGGACGTCGCCAGCATGAGCCTCGGCGCGAGCAGCGGTTCCGACGCCGTCAAGGATGCCTGTGCGTACGCTTACGACCGCGGTGTGTTCCTCGTCGCCGCTGCGGGTAACTCCGGTCCGTGCAGCGACTGCGTCGGCTACCCGGCGGCCTACGAGGAAGTCGTCGCCGTCAGCGCGACCGGCGAGAACGACGACCTCGCCTCGTTCTCCTCGACCGGTCCGGAAGTCGAAATCGCCGCGCCCGGTGTCGACATCGAGTCGACGGTCCCCGGCGGCGACTACGACGTGTTCTCCGGTACGTCGATGGCCTGTCCGCACGTCGCCGGTGCCGGTGCGCAGCTGATGGCCAATGGCTACACGAACACGGAGACGCGCGAGCAACTGCTCTCGACGGCCGAGGATATCGGCCTCGCGTCGAACGAACAGGGTGCCGGACTGCTCGACACCGCGGCGGCGCTCGGTCTCGACTCCTCCGACGACCTGTAA
- a CDS encoding BsuPI-related putative proteinase inhibitor encodes MLTATLTATPQSDRVEFELTVENRGDERVTLSFRDARRAEFVVTDTGGGGEVWRWSDGRMFAQMLGSETLDPGEATTFESVWDDSEPGEYVAVGELAAVDADAEAQTQFSVEPV; translated from the coding sequence ATGCTTACTGCGACACTCACGGCGACACCGCAGTCGGACCGCGTCGAATTCGAACTGACCGTCGAGAACCGCGGAGACGAGCGCGTCACGCTCTCGTTCCGTGACGCGCGACGCGCGGAGTTCGTCGTCACGGACACCGGCGGTGGCGGCGAAGTGTGGCGCTGGAGCGACGGCCGCATGTTCGCGCAGATGCTCGGCAGCGAGACGCTCGACCCCGGTGAGGCGACGACGTTCGAGAGCGTCTGGGACGACTCCGAACCGGGCGAGTACGTCGCTGTCGGCGAACTCGCGGCCGTCGACGCGGACGCGGAGGCCCAGACGCAGTTTTCGGTGGAACCGGTGTAG
- a CDS encoding NAD-dependent epimerase/dehydratase family protein encodes MHLVDKRVVVTGGAGLVGSHLAAKLSAENDVVVADDLSKGTESRVPDGVEFVRADMRDPADVAEVITEDVDVVFHLAAYTDTNYEDPRKLFEENTEMTYNVLERMDEVGVDSVAFTSSSTIYGEAPRPTPEDYAPIEPISAYGASKLADEALMSTYAHSHGFTAWVFRFANIVGPKQRGNVIPDFIEKLLDDPETLTILGDGRQEKSYLYVEDCVDAIRHVVENADKSMNTYNLGTRTTTSVNRIADIVAEVMGLDPEYEYTGGERGWKGDVPKMRLSIEKLSALGWEPSTASDEAVERAASELYEELRAEREP; translated from the coding sequence ATGCACCTCGTAGACAAGCGAGTCGTCGTCACCGGCGGGGCGGGCCTCGTCGGGTCGCACCTCGCCGCGAAGCTATCGGCGGAGAACGACGTTGTCGTCGCCGACGATCTCTCGAAGGGAACCGAGTCGCGCGTCCCCGACGGCGTCGAGTTCGTCCGCGCGGACATGCGCGACCCGGCGGACGTCGCCGAGGTTATCACCGAAGACGTCGACGTCGTCTTCCACCTCGCGGCGTACACCGACACGAACTACGAGGACCCCCGGAAACTGTTCGAGGAGAACACCGAGATGACGTACAACGTCCTCGAACGGATGGACGAAGTCGGCGTCGACAGCGTCGCGTTCACCTCCTCCTCCACCATCTACGGCGAGGCCCCGCGGCCGACGCCCGAGGACTACGCACCCATCGAACCCATCAGCGCCTACGGTGCGAGCAAACTCGCCGACGAGGCGCTGATGTCGACGTACGCGCACTCGCACGGCTTCACCGCGTGGGTGTTCCGCTTCGCCAACATCGTCGGACCGAAACAGCGCGGCAACGTCATCCCGGATTTCATCGAGAAACTGCTCGACGACCCCGAGACCCTCACCATCCTCGGCGACGGCAGACAGGAGAAGTCGTATCTGTACGTCGAAGACTGCGTCGACGCCATCCGTCACGTCGTCGAAAACGCCGACAAGTCGATGAACACCTACAATCTGGGGACGCGGACGACCACCTCCGTGAACCGCATCGCCGACATCGTCGCCGAGGTGATGGGTCTCGACCCCGAGTACGAGTACACCGGCGGCGAGCGCGGCTGGAAAGGCGACGTACCGAAGATGCGGCTCTCAATCGAGAAACTGTCGGCGCTCGGGTGGGAGCCGTCGACAGCCAGCGACGAGGCGGTCGAGCGTGCCGCGAGTGAACTGTACGAGGAACTTCGCGCCGAGCGCGAGCCGTAG
- a CDS encoding tRNA (cytidine(56)-2'-O)-methyltransferase, with the protein MQGESEVVVLRLGHRPGRDDRMTTHIGLTARALGADRALLVGDASQSETTVRDITARFGGPFEVEVVDSYRDIIRDWKGTVAHLTMYGERVQDVKEDVRDAHAEGPLLVVVGAEKVPFEVYDYADYNVGVTNQPHSEVAALAVFLDRLFEGRELDREWEDAEREVIPMETGKRVEEVE; encoded by the coding sequence ATGCAAGGCGAATCCGAGGTCGTCGTCCTGCGTCTCGGCCACCGACCGGGCCGGGACGACCGGATGACGACGCACATCGGGCTGACGGCGCGGGCGCTCGGTGCGGACCGCGCGCTCCTCGTCGGCGACGCGAGCCAGTCAGAGACGACGGTGAGAGACATCACGGCGAGGTTCGGCGGCCCCTTCGAGGTCGAAGTTGTCGACTCCTACCGCGATATCATCCGTGACTGGAAAGGCACCGTCGCACACCTGACGATGTACGGCGAACGCGTCCAAGACGTAAAAGAGGACGTCAGAGACGCACACGCCGAGGGCCCACTCCTCGTCGTCGTCGGCGCGGAGAAGGTACCGTTCGAGGTGTACGACTACGCCGACTACAACGTCGGCGTGACGAACCAACCGCACTCGGAGGTGGCGGCGCTCGCAGTATTTCTCGACCGCCTGTTCGAGGGCCGCGAACTCGACCGGGAGTGGGAGGACGCAGAGCGCGAGGTCATACCGATGGAGACGGGCAAGCGCGTCGAAGAGGTGGAGTAG
- a CDS encoding transcription factor, whose translation MAFEDLLGDPVIQKYLHELVGPTGMPVAAAPPDGEVTDEELAEELGLELNDVRRALFILYENDLATYRRVRDEDSGWLTYLWTFEYDNIPENLEEEMHRLLDALEERQDYEQNHEFYLCEVCSIRFEFGEAMDFGFECPECGSPLESMENNRLVDAMNQRIDELREELNADVTG comes from the coding sequence ATGGCTTTTGAGGACCTGCTGGGAGACCCTGTCATTCAGAAGTACCTCCACGAGTTGGTCGGACCGACGGGAATGCCCGTCGCCGCCGCGCCGCCGGACGGCGAGGTGACCGACGAGGAACTCGCCGAGGAACTCGGACTGGAACTCAACGACGTGCGTCGGGCGCTGTTCATCCTCTACGAGAACGACCTCGCGACGTACCGCCGCGTCCGCGACGAGGACTCGGGGTGGCTCACCTACCTGTGGACGTTCGAGTACGACAACATCCCCGAGAACCTCGAAGAGGAGATGCACCGCCTGCTCGACGCGCTCGAGGAACGTCAGGACTACGAACAGAACCACGAGTTCTACCTCTGTGAGGTGTGTTCGATTCGCTTCGAGTTCGGCGAGGCGATGGACTTCGGCTTCGAGTGCCCCGAGTGCGGGTCGCCGCTCGAATCGATGGAGAACAACCGCCTCGTCGACGCGATGAACCAGCGAATCGACGAACTCCGCGAGGAGTTGAACGCCGACGTGACCGGCTGA
- a CDS encoding DUF2110 family protein: MVVLATKCYVEGDARERTLDSLRSLVANDVGSLDVEFTVGVRHDEFVAVTVEGDDETVARNALREEWGEIPTHLDAGETYTGTLESWDDEGFVLDVGEEIRIPAAELGLGQGRPSQIRERFGLVQHQRLKFVYGGDDEPSRLADETRDQLYDWRRGAGRVNVNSATRGEVRATVNRAGHANDIVTVERLGLLEQSIICAEGTDPPGLLASIGSYLPSELRCVIP; encoded by the coding sequence ATGGTCGTTCTCGCAACCAAGTGCTACGTCGAGGGTGACGCCCGCGAACGAACGCTCGACAGCCTCCGGTCGCTCGTCGCCAACGACGTCGGCTCGCTCGACGTGGAGTTCACCGTCGGCGTCCGCCACGACGAGTTCGTCGCCGTCACGGTCGAGGGCGACGACGAGACGGTCGCCCGCAACGCCCTGCGTGAGGAGTGGGGCGAGATTCCGACGCATCTCGACGCCGGCGAGACGTACACCGGCACACTCGAATCGTGGGACGACGAGGGGTTCGTCCTCGACGTCGGCGAGGAGATTCGCATCCCGGCCGCCGAACTCGGCCTCGGGCAGGGCCGTCCGTCCCAGATACGCGAGCGGTTCGGACTCGTCCAACACCAGCGCCTCAAATTCGTCTACGGCGGCGACGACGAACCGTCACGGCTCGCCGACGAGACGCGCGACCAGTTGTACGACTGGCGGCGCGGGGCGGGCCGCGTCAACGTCAACAGCGCCACCCGCGGTGAGGTCCGCGCGACAGTGAACCGCGCCGGCCACGCCAACGACATCGTCACCGTCGAACGACTCGGTCTTCTCGAACAGAGCATCATCTGCGCCGAGGGGACCGACCCACCGGGACTGTTGGCCAGTATCGGGTCGTACCTCCCGTCGGAGCTGCGCTGCGTCATCCCATGA
- a CDS encoding DUF5803 family protein, with the protein MNRRLLLATAAVVLLLATSGCLGFFGDNEIPADRLDGNVSGEYAWDADADVHINVSERATYQAVYRFEGDELRLYRDSGLGSENPLYVEAVRYRYPNGSVINGTTLTERGGTIEERRDAVVVTPPSDAPSGEAGQVAFTGQSTPKHFSLPTFVEGSYEIVLPEDRRLDVPILSGAKPSPDEQRVENGRVHLYWDEVERDVISVQFYLQRDLYIFGGILGVSTVVALVGGLYYRRQIERLREQRQELGLDVDTSDDSDRGPPPGMR; encoded by the coding sequence ATGAACCGTCGACTCCTCTTGGCGACCGCCGCCGTCGTCCTCCTGCTCGCTACCTCGGGGTGTCTCGGGTTCTTCGGCGACAACGAGATACCCGCCGACCGCCTCGACGGCAACGTCTCCGGCGAGTACGCGTGGGACGCCGACGCTGACGTCCACATCAACGTCTCCGAACGGGCGACGTACCAGGCGGTGTATCGTTTCGAGGGCGACGAACTGCGGCTGTACCGTGACAGCGGTCTCGGGAGCGAGAACCCCCTCTACGTCGAAGCGGTCAGATACCGCTACCCCAACGGGAGCGTCATCAACGGCACGACGCTCACCGAGCGCGGCGGCACCATAGAGGAGCGTCGGGACGCGGTCGTCGTCACACCCCCCTCGGACGCCCCGAGCGGCGAGGCCGGACAGGTGGCGTTCACCGGCCAGAGCACCCCCAAACACTTCTCGCTGCCGACGTTCGTCGAGGGGTCGTACGAGATCGTCCTCCCGGAGGACCGCCGCCTCGACGTGCCCATCTTGAGCGGAGCGAAGCCGAGCCCGGACGAACAGCGCGTCGAAAACGGCCGCGTCCACCTCTACTGGGACGAGGTGGAGCGCGATGTGATTTCGGTGCAGTTCTACCTCCAGCGCGACCTCTACATCTTCGGCGGCATCCTCGGCGTCTCCACCGTCGTCGCACTCGTCGGTGGCCTCTACTACCGCCGCCAGATCGAGCGACTCCGCGAGCAGCGACAGGAACTCGGTCTCGACGTCGACACCTCTGACGACTCCGACCGCGGACCGCCACCGGGAATGCGGTAG
- a CDS encoding competence/damage-inducible protein A gives MRTAIVSVGDELLVGDTVNTNAAWLGERLTARGATVERVTTVPDRLADIAQVVNESLAASDAVLVTGGLGPTHDDVTMEGVAAAVGKSLEPHAEASAWLAERGGYAADEGEPRTVELPAGARFLPNDVGVAPGAVVESVYVLPGVPREMKAMFARVESEFTGTETHVERVLVDEPESALADRLADLQRRFGVTVGSHPGDGVRVKISAADPQTAVEAAEWLREHTEAVDP, from the coding sequence ATGCGAACCGCAATCGTCAGCGTCGGCGACGAACTGCTCGTCGGCGACACGGTGAACACCAACGCGGCGTGGCTCGGCGAACGACTCACCGCGCGGGGCGCGACGGTCGAACGAGTGACGACGGTACCGGACCGTCTCGCCGACATCGCACAGGTGGTCAACGAGTCCTTAGCCGCCTCCGACGCGGTGCTCGTCACCGGCGGCCTCGGGCCGACGCACGACGACGTGACCATGGAGGGCGTCGCGGCGGCGGTCGGCAAGTCACTAGAGCCGCACGCGGAGGCGTCGGCGTGGCTGGCCGAGCGCGGCGGCTACGCGGCCGACGAGGGCGAGCCGAGAACGGTCGAACTCCCGGCGGGCGCGCGGTTCCTTCCGAACGATGTGGGCGTCGCGCCGGGGGCCGTCGTCGAGTCGGTGTACGTGCTCCCCGGCGTACCGAGGGAGATGAAGGCGATGTTCGCGCGCGTCGAGAGCGAGTTCACGGGAACCGAGACGCACGTCGAACGCGTGCTCGTCGACGAACCCGAGAGCGCGCTCGCCGACAGATTGGCCGACCTCCAGCGCCGCTTCGGCGTCACCGTCGGCAGCCATCCGGGCGACGGCGTTCGGGTGAAGATCAGCGCAGCCGACCCGCAGACGGCGGTCGAAGCGGCCGAGTGGCTCCGAGAACACACCGAAGCCGTCGATCCCTGA
- a CDS encoding HalOD1 output domain-containing protein — MDDEAASPDDAVNVASWDESLPPSTAAAMAVAEVKNVDPCEMQQLYRFVDPDALDALFVEQSAASTAFGLCGYEVLVTSGGDVFVFDHAPKSTP, encoded by the coding sequence ATGGATGACGAAGCGGCGTCGCCGGACGACGCGGTGAACGTCGCGTCGTGGGACGAGTCGCTTCCGCCGAGCACCGCCGCCGCGATGGCCGTCGCGGAGGTGAAGAACGTCGACCCGTGCGAGATGCAGCAGCTGTATCGGTTCGTCGACCCCGACGCGCTCGACGCGCTGTTCGTCGAACAGTCGGCGGCGTCGACCGCGTTCGGACTCTGCGGGTACGAGGTGCTCGTCACGAGCGGCGGCGACGTGTTCGTCTTCGACCACGCGCCGAAATCGACACCCTGA
- a CDS encoding ATP-NAD kinase family protein yields the protein MRIGVVVNPIAGMGGRVGLKGTDGKVAEARARGAEPRAPARARRALTELRERVPDTELVVYGGEMGEDAARDAGFDPDVVGAPSETETTADDTRHAIEGFVAAGVDLVLFVGGDGTAADVAEALSEQGSETPMLGVPAGVKVYSSVFAVSPEDAAGVVASFERTERREVMDIDEDEYREGEVHPELRAVATVPVADDLQSSKQLGGGTVEALAEGVATDVEPGVTYVLGPGSTVGAVKEALGFEGSPIGVDVWRDGEILVRDGSESEILDALGEENVVVVSPIGGQGFVFGRGNPQLSPAVIRRCSVEVVASRSKLDDISVLRVDTDDPELDEALRGWTKVRVGRFERRMMRVV from the coding sequence ATGCGAATCGGCGTCGTCGTCAATCCGATCGCCGGAATGGGCGGCCGTGTCGGCCTGAAGGGAACGGATGGCAAAGTCGCCGAGGCGCGCGCTCGGGGTGCGGAGCCGCGAGCGCCCGCCCGCGCACGTCGCGCCCTGACCGAACTCCGCGAGCGCGTCCCCGACACGGAACTCGTCGTCTACGGCGGCGAGATGGGCGAAGACGCCGCCCGAGACGCCGGGTTCGACCCCGATGTCGTCGGCGCGCCGAGCGAAACGGAGACCACGGCTGACGATACGCGTCACGCCATCGAGGGGTTCGTCGCCGCCGGCGTCGACCTCGTGCTGTTCGTCGGCGGCGACGGCACCGCGGCGGACGTCGCCGAAGCGCTCTCGGAGCAGGGGAGCGAGACGCCGATGCTCGGCGTCCCCGCGGGCGTCAAAGTGTACTCGTCGGTGTTCGCCGTCTCCCCCGAGGACGCCGCCGGCGTCGTCGCCTCCTTCGAGCGCACCGAACGCCGCGAGGTGATGGACATCGACGAGGACGAGTACCGCGAGGGCGAGGTCCACCCGGAACTCCGCGCCGTAGCCACCGTCCCCGTCGCCGACGACCTACAGTCCTCGAAGCAGTTGGGCGGCGGCACGGTCGAAGCACTCGCCGAAGGCGTCGCCACCGACGTCGAACCCGGCGTCACCTACGTGCTCGGCCCCGGGTCGACCGTCGGCGCGGTGAAGGAGGCGCTGGGCTTCGAGGGGTCGCCCATCGGCGTCGACGTGTGGAGAGACGGCGAGATACTCGTCCGCGACGGCAGCGAGTCGGAGATTCTCGACGCCCTCGGCGAGGAGAACGTCGTCGTCGTCTCGCCCATCGGTGGACAGGGGTTCGTGTTCGGCCGCGGTAACCCGCAATTGTCGCCCGCGGTCATCCGCCGATGTTCGGTCGAAGTCGTCGCCTCACGCTCGAAACTCGACGACATCTCGGTGCTGCGCGTCGACACCGACGACCCCGAACTCGACGAAGCGCTTCGAGGATGGACGAAAGTCCGCGTCGGTCGCTTCGAGCGGCGGATGATGAGGGTCGTCTGA
- a CDS encoding phosphate signaling complex PhoU family protein, which produces METRKVQRLGPSTLAMTLPAEWAKEHGVNKGDEVSIRMGGKGTLTVLPESASTEDSEAVIHADNLDADGLERAIVAQYVLGRRVIHVEKEEGALDSEHINAVYKAETQLMGLGVIEETPERIAIRCSVDPEDFTLDNLLERLENTGSTMRGEAVKALAHGNPDLAERALNRERQANKIFVLLLRLIFTAYQNPNLCRAVGLESGFPLIGYRSVAKNLELTADNAEDIAEIVLNTEGHTIDVDSATMRRIREFTDQIDVITVKAVQSVVDRDYDLTIEVREQFRELTDREQDILSEIPEVSNEELLRIREVLVSLQQTAQYAMRNAEIAANLALNEESDHVTIS; this is translated from the coding sequence ATGGAGACGCGGAAAGTCCAGCGACTCGGTCCCTCGACGCTGGCGATGACGCTCCCGGCGGAGTGGGCGAAAGAACACGGTGTGAACAAAGGCGACGAGGTGTCGATTCGGATGGGCGGCAAGGGGACGCTCACCGTGTTACCGGAGTCGGCGTCGACCGAGGACTCGGAGGCGGTCATCCACGCCGACAACCTCGACGCCGACGGCCTCGAACGCGCTATCGTCGCGCAGTACGTGCTCGGGCGGCGCGTAATCCACGTCGAGAAGGAAGAGGGTGCCCTCGACAGCGAACACATCAACGCCGTTTACAAGGCCGAGACGCAGTTGATGGGCCTCGGGGTCATCGAGGAGACGCCCGAGCGAATCGCCATCCGCTGTTCGGTCGACCCCGAGGACTTCACGCTGGACAATCTGCTCGAACGCCTCGAGAACACCGGGAGCACGATGCGCGGCGAGGCTGTGAAGGCGCTGGCGCACGGCAACCCCGACCTCGCGGAACGAGCGCTCAACCGCGAGCGACAGGCGAACAAGATCTTCGTCCTCCTGCTACGTCTCATCTTCACCGCCTACCAGAACCCGAACCTCTGTCGGGCGGTCGGCCTCGAATCGGGCTTCCCGCTCATCGGCTACCGCTCGGTGGCCAAGAACCTCGAACTCACCGCCGACAACGCCGAGGACATCGCCGAGATCGTCCTCAACACCGAGGGTCACACAATCGACGTCGACTCGGCGACGATGCGCCGTATCCGCGAGTTCACCGACCAGATAGACGTCATCACGGTGAAGGCGGTTCAGTCGGTGGTCGACCGCGACTACGACCTCACCATCGAGGTCAGAGAGCAGTTCCGCGAACTCACCGACCGCGAGCAGGACATCCTCTCGGAGATTCCGGAGGTGTCCAACGAGGAACTGCTGCGCATCCGCGAGGTGCTCGTCAGCCTCCAGCAGACTGCGCAGTACGCGATGCGGAACGCCGAAATCGCGGCGAACCTCGCGTTGAACGAAGAGTCCGACCACGTCACCATCTCCTGA
- a CDS encoding DUF7528 family protein, with the protein MSRADAAKLRDSIGSALTEKREFFRTAGEYRDDGSYVVSRRGADSAGNAKVFESFEALHRLYDRLPHEFTAEDVGRTGITGSRRHMLIRHFGEHPAFDCRITRRNPLTAERVDSDADGDTEPADAPLDDVPTEVDATAD; encoded by the coding sequence CTGTCGAGAGCCGACGCCGCGAAACTGAGAGACTCCATCGGCTCGGCGCTGACCGAGAAACGCGAGTTCTTCCGCACCGCGGGCGAGTATCGCGACGACGGCAGCTACGTCGTCTCGCGGCGCGGCGCGGACTCCGCGGGCAACGCGAAGGTGTTCGAGAGCTTCGAGGCGCTGCACCGACTGTACGACCGCCTGCCCCACGAGTTCACCGCCGAGGACGTTGGGCGGACCGGCATCACCGGGTCGCGCCGCCACATGCTGATTCGACACTTCGGCGAGCATCCGGCGTTCGACTGCCGTATCACCCGGCGGAATCCGTTGACCGCCGAGCGGGTCGACAGCGACGCCGACGGCGACACCGAACCCGCCGACGCCCCCCTCGACGACGTACCGACCGAGGTGGACGCGACAGCCGACTGA